Proteins from a genomic interval of Brucella intermedia LMG 3301:
- a CDS encoding DUF982 domain-containing protein, with protein MPWGKPVDVQLYGIGKYRVVPDTATAARCLLEDWPEDAHGKEYEEALQACLADLEGLPNTARKSFVKAAKAAGLTIRPCQWH; from the coding sequence ATGCCTTGGGGAAAACCAGTAGATGTCCAGCTTTACGGTATCGGAAAATACCGCGTGGTACCGGACACGGCGACAGCCGCTCGATGCCTGCTTGAGGATTGGCCGGAAGACGCTCACGGTAAGGAATATGAGGAGGCGTTGCAGGCTTGCCTGGCCGACCTTGAAGGGCTGCCGAACACCGCCAGGAAATCGTTTGTCAAAGCAGCCAAGGCGGCCGGACTGACAATCCGGCCCTGCCAGTGGCACTGA